GTCCGGGATTCCTGCGAATGCGCGAGCCGTACTTCGGGCCTTACGGCGAGCTCACGCGCGGGCGCGAATTCGTCCCGCGCCATCGCGAGAACCTGGCACTCGAATTCTGCTCTGCCCACGACCTTCGGCTGAACTTCATCGGTGCCGGCTATGCCGATCACGATGATTTCCTCGCCAATGCCGAGGCCCTGGCGGCAAAAACCCCGATCTCGCACCGGCGCTGGATCCTGCAGCACAACTACCTGTGCACCGCCGAGCACGCGCGCCGCTACGCCGCGCTCGGCTTCGTCGTGACGACCAGCATGTCGTTCTCGTGCGCGAAGGGAGACCTGTTCGAAAAACGCGTCGGCCAGCACGTATGGGCGGACCTCGTTCCGCTTCGCCGCCTGCTCGATGCCGGCCTTCTGGTCGCGGCCGGAAGCGACTGGGGCCCGAAAAACATCTTCGAGCACATCGCGCTGGCGCAGACGCACGAGTTCTGGGGAAGCGGCCGCCGCAACGACGGTCCGGCCCAGAAGATCGGCCGCGAAGAGGCGGTGCGCACGTGGACCTGCGACGCCGCGCGCGCTCTCGGCTGGGAGGGAATCGGCGCTCTGGCGCCGGGCAACCATGCCGACCTCGTGATCGTCGACCGCGACATTCTCGAATGCCGCATCGAAGACCTCGCCGCGACGCGCGTGCTTCGCACCGAGCTCGGTGGCGAGACGGTGCACGACGCCGGGGTGCTGAAAGCCGGCTAAGTCTTCGCTACTCAGCCCGTAGGGGCGATGTTCGTGCGGCAGACGTGGCATCCGGACCCGCCGCTCACGAGCTCGCGGCGCGGGTGCCCGACCGACTTTCCCGCTCAGCCGAAGGACTGCGGCGCCGCCGACTTCGCAAACGAAGATGCGACGATGCTGCGACACATGCGGAACGGCTCGAGGAACTGGCCGCCGATGCCGGTCGGCAGCGTCGTCTCGGAGCCGACCATCACCGGCGGGCGTCGCAATGCCTGGCGATAGTGCGTGCCGAACACGACGTCCCAGATCATCGTGTTCTCGCCGTAGTTGTGGTTGCCTTCGGCCAGCACGCGCGAGTGGTGCCAGCGGTGCACGCCGGGCGTGTTGAAGATCCAATCCAGCCAGCCGCAGCGCATCTCGACATTGCAGTGCGAGAGCATCCCGACGAATGTCGTGAAAATCGCCAGCCACACCATCATGTCCTCGGGCGCACCGGCCAGCACGAGCAGCGGAATCGAGAACACGATCATCACGAAGCTGTCGATCGGATGCACGCGCCCCGAGTTCATCCACCACAGGCGCCGGACCACGTGATGGACGGCGTGATAGGGCCAGAGCGCCGGGATTTCGTGAAAGAGACGGTGGCCCCAGTAGGCGCCGAAATCCCCGATCGCGACGACAAGAGCAATCTGCGCGGGCACGGGCCACGACACCGGCCACACCGATCCGCCGGCATGTCGTGCGATCCACTCGGCGACCCCGACCAACGCCGCCAGCACCAGCGCATGCGCGATCGCACCGGGAAGGCCGGAGCCGAGCAGCGTGAACACCACGTCGTGCGCGACCTCGCCGTCGTTGTCCTGCCAGAGCTCTTCGTGCGGAAACACGCGTTCGAGAAGCACCAGCGCCGCCGCAAGGAACAGGAAATCCGCGGCGACGATGAACGACCCGTCGATGCCGCGATCCAGACCGACCTTCGTGATCCAGCAACTCGCAGCTGCCAGCACGGGCCACGGCAGCGACGACAGCAGGACGCGCAATCGGTCGCGCGGCGCCTGGCGGTCAACGGCAGGCGTGACCTGCTGCACGCCGCCGCCGAGCGTTGAATGAGGGAACTGGTTCATCCCTCGGGGCATGATTCCGCCGCCCGCGTGAGGCGTCAACCCGCAAGCGGAAGGGAGCTATGCTCCGAGCCTGGCCAGTGCCTGCGCGGCCGGGCCAAACTCCGATGCCATGGCGAGCGCCGTCCGGTACTCGTGCACCGCGCCGTCGCGGTCGCCCTGGTGCTCGAGCAAAGAGCCCAGCAGGACGTGGAGCCGGAAGGCAGGTCGATCCTCGAGGGGCGGCGCCTCCAGGGCTTTCCTCAGGATTTTCTCCGCAAGCCCGGCGTCGCCGCCGGTATCGACGAGCATCTGCGCGGCATCGAAACGCGATCCGTCCGTATCGACGACGCCGGCATCGAGCAGGTGCTCCAGCGCGCGCCGTTCGCCCTCCTCCTCTCCGTGGCGCCGCAACCAATCGCCCAGCTCGTACCAGGCGGTCGGGTTTCGCGGCGCCTCGCGAGCTGCAGCTTCGTACTCGGACCTGGCTGCCGCGTCGTCCTTCCTGGCATCGGCAATCCGGCCACGAAGCGAGTGCGCGCGCGCCGGATCGATAGCGGCCACCGCATCGGCCTGTGCTTCGGCTTCCCTGAGGCTTCCGCCGACGACGGCCGGGGCTTCGATGTAGTACTCCGCCAGATCGGAGCGGGCGACGGCGTCGCGGGGGTCGAGTTCCACCGCACGCTCGAATTCGTGCCGTGCCCTCAGCGCAAGGCTGACTGCGCCGAGCCACGACGCCGACGGCGCCGCTTTCGCGTAGGCCCTGGCCAGCCACAGGTGGTACTGCGCGTTGTCGCCGGCCAGCGCCACTGCGTTCTCACAGAGCGCGATTGCCGCGGCGAAATTTCCGGAGGCGGACTGACAGCGGCAACTCAGGTTCCAGGCTTCCGCATCGCTGCTGCGATCGCGTACACGAGGAGCAAGAGCAGCCATGGCCTCGTTGATCCGACCTTCTGTCAGCAGCACTGACACGGGGGGCGGCGCGGCCACCGCGTGTGCACACGGCAGCACCGTCATCGCGAGCGCTGTCGCGGCCGCAACGAGCAGGCCACAGCCGAACGCATGGGACCGGCCGCTGCTGCACCGCTGCGGTCGCATCGGCCTTCGCGCCACTCCGCGCAGTTGCACGTTCATGAAGAGTTGATGAAGGCAGAGTCGCCATCCAGGCGTTAGTGAGCAAAGACACGGACTGCGGCGGCGTTCCCCGCAGTGGCACGGTCGCACTTTGCACGCAGCAGACTTGCGGGCCGACTCCGACGCTTCTAGAGTTTCCCGATGAAGTCGAGCGTGGCTCTGCGCGAGCCGCAAGCCGCAGACGAGATCGGCATCGTCGAAACTCTCGTCCACCGCTTCGCAAGAAATCCTCTTTCGATCCTCCTTCTCTGCGAAACCTCGTGGGAGTTGTTCCGCGCGAACGCGGTCGAAGGCGGCATCTGCTATTTCAGGGCCCATGGCACGGCAGTGGTGTGGAGCGATCCACTCTGCGCCGGTAAGGACGTCGGAGCAACGTTGTGCGAGTTTCGCGCGGCGATGAACGAAGCGGGCCTTCGCACCTGCTTCCTCGCGATCGGCGAGGATACCGCGCGCGAGTCACTCGGACGGCACAGCGCTGTGCTCAAGGTGGGCGAAGAGCCGGTGTTCGACCTCCGTACCTGGAAGCGTCCACGGGGAGACCGCGGCAAGCGCCTTCGCTGGAGCCTGAACAAGGCTGAAAAAGAAGGGATCGAAGTTACCCGTTACACACCGGCCGAGGCGCGGCAGCCACGACTCGAAGCGGAGATCCGAAGCGTGCTGGCGCAATGGCAGAGCTCGCTCGGCCGCGAGTCGACCTCGACGATCCTGCGCACGGCGCCGCTCGAGAACGCGCAGTGCAAGCAGATCTTCCTCGCGCGCCGTGCCGGACGCCTCGAAGCCGTGCTGGCGTGCTCTCCCGTCTACGGGCGCAACGGGTGGTACCTCGAAGACCTGATCCGCCTGCCGGAGTCGCCCCACGGGACGACGGAGCTGCTGACGGTGGCGGCGCTCGAGAGCCTCGCTGCGCAGGGCTTCGAGTACGCGAGCCTCGGCATCGCTCCGCTGCACGGGTTCGAGGAGCAGATCGACAGCCGCGCGCGCTGGCTCGTCGCCGCGCTGCGCCTGGTGTTCGATCGCCTCGATGCGCGCTTCCACTTCAAGGCGCTGTCGACGTACAAATCGAAATTCGGGCCGACGAGCTGGGAGCCGAGCTACGTCGCGATCTCGCCGGCGTGGCCGAGCATGCGGCTGATTCGCGCGGTGCTGGCGGTGCTCGACGCGCCGGGAGAAGCGCCCCGCACGCGCGCATCGTCGGCGATTGCAGCCGCGACGCAGGTGCCGGTCCTGGCGCGCGTCGGCGCGCTCGGACTTGCGAGCGTAAGCCTGTGGCAGCGGCTGTCGCTCGGCGGCTCGCTCGGCACTGCGTTTACAGGAGTCGGCGTGGCCGTGCTGCTGTGGGTGGTCGGAGGGCTGTTCTCGGAAGTCTGAGCGCCGTGCGTAGTCAGAACGAATAGCGCACCCCCAGCCCCGTTGGTCCCGCGATCCACTGCCACTGTTCGCGCTTCGCGCTTGCGGTGCGCGCTTCGCCGAACGTGCTGCGATAGTCGTTCCAGTCGCCGATCGGGCGCGACGGCTCGGTCCAGACCTGCAATTCGCTGACGACCTCGTTGACGGCGAACGAAGTGGCCCCGCGCGTGCGGTCGCCGAAGGCCCCCGCGACGATGGCGGTGTGGCCGCCGCTGACGGCGAGGTTGATCAGATGCTCCGACCAGCCATAGCGATCCTGCGCCTGCTCGGCCGCCGCGGCGAGTTCCTTTTCGGCGACCTCAAGGCGTTTCGCGCACTGCTCCCCGTTTTGCGCAGGCATCGAAGAGGAAGCCTGCGCGCCGCGAAGAGCCACGCGGTCGTCGAACAGCAGGTCGGCGATTCCCGCGACCGACTCGATCGCGCCGAGGTACTCGTCCGCCTGGGCGCCGTGATCTCGTGAGGTTGCGCCCTGCACCGCCTCGAACGCGGTTCCGATCACGAACACCGTCATCCAGCCTTCCCACCACCACCGCTCGTGCGGGCGAACGGCGTCGAGGCGCGATTCGAGGAACACGAGGCGCGCGCGCGTCGCGGCGTCGCAGGCCTCCAGGGGATCCTTCTGTGCGAGGACGGGACCAGGCAGCGACAGCAGAGTGACCACGAACACGGCCACTGCCGTATTTCGCCGGATTCGAAAACGTCCCATTGGCAGACAAACGAAGCACAGGTCCTGATGCGAGTCGAAGCGCGCTCGCTTCAGCGACGCTGCCGCGTCAGCTCGGCCAGGGTCTCGACGTGCCTGGTGTGCGGGAACAGCGCGTAGGGGGTCAGGCGATCGAGCCGCATTCCTGATCGCGTGACGAGCTCGGCAACGTCGCGGGCAAGCGAAAGCGGGTCGCAGCTCACGTACAGCAGGAGATCGGGGGCGAGCACTTGTCTCGTCTCAGGGTCCAGTCCCATTCTCGGCGGATCGACGATCACGCAGTCGGCCCCTTGCAGGATCCCGTGCGCCGCGGCCGCCTGCCCGGTTGCAATCTTCACTTTCGCGCGCCGGTTTTCCGCGAGCGCCGCCACACCGAGCTCGAGCCCTCGAAGACCCGTCGCACTCGCTTCGTTGAATCGCAGCTCGCGTGAGCGGCCCACCAACCCGAGCCCGATCGCACCGACTCCGCAATGCAGCTCGGCGACGACGAGGCCCGGCGCCACTCTCGAGTGCAGGTCGCAGACCAGTCGCTCGGCAAGATCGAGGTTGCTCTGACCGAAGGCACCGGGCGGGAAGAACAGCGTGGCGCCGGCAAACTTCTCTTCGACGGCCTC
The nucleotide sequence above comes from Candidatus Binatia bacterium. Encoded proteins:
- a CDS encoding sterol desaturase family protein → MPRGMNQFPHSTLGGGVQQVTPAVDRQAPRDRLRVLLSSLPWPVLAAASCWITKVGLDRGIDGSFIVAADFLFLAAALVLLERVFPHEELWQDNDGEVAHDVVFTLLGSGLPGAIAHALVLAALVGVAEWIARHAGGSVWPVSWPVPAQIALVVAIGDFGAYWGHRLFHEIPALWPYHAVHHVVRRLWWMNSGRVHPIDSFVMIVFSIPLLVLAGAPEDMMVWLAIFTTFVGMLSHCNVEMRCGWLDWIFNTPGVHRWHHSRVLAEGNHNYGENTMIWDVVFGTHYRQALRRPPVMVGSETTLPTGIGGQFLEPFRMCRSIVASSFAKSAAPQSFG
- a CDS encoding DUF2156 domain-containing protein, yielding MKSSVALREPQAADEIGIVETLVHRFARNPLSILLLCETSWELFRANAVEGGICYFRAHGTAVVWSDPLCAGKDVGATLCEFRAAMNEAGLRTCFLAIGEDTARESLGRHSAVLKVGEEPVFDLRTWKRPRGDRGKRLRWSLNKAEKEGIEVTRYTPAEARQPRLEAEIRSVLAQWQSSLGRESTSTILRTAPLENAQCKQIFLARRAGRLEAVLACSPVYGRNGWYLEDLIRLPESPHGTTELLTVAALESLAAQGFEYASLGIAPLHGFEEQIDSRARWLVAALRLVFDRLDARFHFKALSTYKSKFGPTSWEPSYVAISPAWPSMRLIRAVLAVLDAPGEAPRTRASSAIAAATQVPVLARVGALGLASVSLWQRLSLGGSLGTAFTGVGVAVLLWVVGGLFSEV